One genomic window of Eleginops maclovinus isolate JMC-PN-2008 ecotype Puerto Natales chromosome 12, JC_Emac_rtc_rv5, whole genome shotgun sequence includes the following:
- the LOC134873895 gene encoding mucin-2 — MPLMELCSRMRICVSIWTLPQMTSHLCLLILSSLAVSSELGLEDVFFSPQDQTVREGEGVFFQCVSGESSAPASITWLKDGTLITRGRHIQGEYGGGNQKKTSGTLHLFNVTLEDEGLYTCVTHNPLLNISKKSKPAKLTVQEVPRRLQFIRGPDSITVAIGTEVSMHCAVRGFPVPMVHWFKDGCLLSNCSASFSVQNNGQLLTFSNVTREHEGSFHCEASNHKETIKSHHALLLTADMDWSFVQQPANQTVKRGENVTVTCRPPYSRPAAQVAWFKNNQLVSPKGHQIVLPSGDLIFYSVQEDDNGSYFCRASNIHLQRFLTSRRATLTVLAPPSVKLRPQVLTVAVGARVVLECEVSGYPPPSISWVKRGHSKQTGGKIVLGLRNATLYINSARGYDEGAYVCEASNTLGHSRNTAMLRVAVSPIILTFVDRVSCRIGGAVDLPCMAVGIQPITYSWTRGKAETYSPISPTEDRHINAEDGALHISNVQYTDMGEYFCTAENRAGRHQKRSILAVTAEHRPADSGKQTRLVLSASTNTSKDLPVFQSSDSMAKQHLGTTRNPHEQAKQHEAACSLPRCDPTTNGTPTSPPFLMGAVAELKMPARSLGWFLQHKPNQPTTSPTQPLVTQMQPPMLLPPPHPNFQSGDIYSPLQQTRAPLMISKSEPQITFSQTSVVANKALGATLKYVLTESLRITSPHTHFQQQVSDELLIKTDPRSSNIRAVSIDSQTTRFTEMSNISLGEPFGFLKKDSYSPTTTESPVTQTKMTHSGSVIQSSASKAELGQTKTQRLTTKSKMYQPYHEPTSTHISQTKPQHQSQPPHQKTHLQPSPAISQISESDMEQPFTQSLYPKYRLKLWTIPHYLPTSQSPTSPFTKHQKDPIHSQSTSTMSLLHSSPTQHPLLYSQSPLAQTETFTLQNKNHTSILTVHRTSDLLEPKNPQVSMSDQVQLNTSQQGDPVQSTKSGNESELTELLKRNTSQSPMTSNDPRVTQQSPSWLPVLEKHDIPIVVGVGVSLAFIFITVTFYSVVQKNEAAPTIRAGQRSSDASNVSTPNSHSEHAQRNLGVPIRHTECRAEGRSYENRAFEDDDCVTVIEQSPNTSDTRALPPGLSLVTVQMEPTFEDLQEDTHPALDDHSVTVETYPEPILDTKIDPSLEEVKGRSLSQPSIQLQCAEDWTSNRGDNRCSPCHNVLPPPSSLPSRSPSPSPPSRHQDGLRSSLTLQTAEAGGAPIHHSLSISHGNHPLLLSHHVSLGLTTVAVDVHFYPAATASVAVGTSTHINSASNSTSVAAPPVFSSPFVSSQENDQSAARIQQFK; from the exons ATGCCTCTCATGGAGCTCTGCAGTAGGATGCGGATCTGTGTCTCTATCTGGACGCTCCCACAGAtgacttcccacctctgcttacTCATCCTGTCCAGCTTGGCTGTCTCATCTGAACTGG GTTTGGAGGATGTTTTCTTCAGTCCACAGGACCAGACAGTTAGAGAAGGAGAGGGCGTTTTCTTCCAGTGTGTGTCAGGAGAAAGTTCTGCTCCTGCCAGCATCACCTGGCTCAAAGACGGGACACTAATCACAAGAGGGAGACACATTCAG GGGGAATATGGGGGTGGAAACCAGAAGAAGACCTCAGGCACTCTGCATCTTTTCAATGTCACATTAGAGGATGAAGGGCTTTACACTTGTGTCACACACAATCCTttgctgaacatcagcaagaagAGCAAGCCGGCTAAACTAACTGTGCAGG AGGTCCCTCGAAGGCTGCAGTTCATCCGCGGCCCTGACAGTATCACCGTTGCTATAGGAACAGAGGTCTCCATGCACTGTGCTGTCCGTGGCTTCCCTGTTCCCATGGTGCACTGGTTCAAAGACGGCTGCCTCCTGTCCAACTGCTCGGCCTCGTTCAGCGTGCAGAACAATGGACAGCTGCTCACATTCAG TAACGTGACCCGGGAGCACGAAGGCTCGTTTCACTGTGAAGCGTCAAACCACAAAGAGACAATCAAATCGCATCATGCCTTACTGCTTACCGCCG ATATGGACTGGAGTTTCGTCCAGCAACCTGCAAACCAGACGGTGAAAAGGGGAGAAAATGTTACAGTCACTTGCAGACCTCCATACAGCCGACCAGCAGCACAGGTGGCCTGGTTCAAAAACAACCAGCTAGTCTCTCCCAAAGGCCATCAGATCGTGCTGCCCAGTGGAGACCTTATCTTCTACAG TGTTCAGGAGGATGACAATGGGAGCTACTTCTGCAGAGCCTCCAACATCCATCTTCAAAGATTTCTCACCTCTAGAAGAGCGACCCTGACTGTGCTGG CCCCTCCATCAGTGAAACTGCGCCCCCAGGTGTTGACAGTGGCTGTCGGGGCTCGGGTGGTGCTGGAGTGTGAGGTGTCTGGTTATCCTCCACCCTCCATCAGTTGGGTGAAGAGAGGCCACTCCAAGCAGACCGGAGGCAAAATCGTTTTAGG ATTGAGAAATGCCACTCTCTACATCAATTCAGCGCGGGGCTACGATGAAGGAGCGTATGTGTGCGAGGCCTCCAACACTCTGGGCCACAGCCGGAACACAGCAATGCTGAGAGTTGCTG TGAGTCCCATCATACTGACCTTCGTAGATCGGGTGAGCTGCAGGATCGGGGGGGCAGTGGACCTGCCCTGTATGGCTGTAGGGATTCAGCCCATCACATACAGCTGGACCCGGGGCAAAGCAGAGACATATTCACCCATCAGTCCCACTGAGGATAGACACATTAATG CAGAAGATGGAGCTCTGCATATTTCCAATGTGCAGTATACTGACATGGGGGAATATTTCTGTACTGCTGAGAACCGAGCCGGGCGACATCAGAAACGCAGCATCCTCGCTGTCACAG CTGAACATCGTCCAGCTGACAGTGGCAAACAGACAAGATTGGTTTTGTCTGCT AGCACCAACACAAGCAAAGACCTGCCAGTGTTCCAATCCAGTGACTCTATGGCTAAGCAACACCTTGGGACAACACGTAATCCACATGAGCAGGCAAAGCAACATGAGGCAGCGT GTTCCTTACCCCGCTGTGATCCTACAACAAACGGAACTCCTACGTCACCTCCATTCTTAATGGGAGCAGTGGCCGAGCTAAAGATGCCAGCACGATCACTTGGCTGGTTTTTACAGCACAAGCCAAATCAGCCTACAACCAGTCCAACTCAGCCGTTAGTCACACAGATGCAGCCTCCTATGTTGCTACCCCCTCCACATCCCAACTTCCAGTCAGGAGATATCTACTCCCCTCTGCAACAAACAAGAGCTCCTCTTATGATTTCAAAAAGTGAACCACAAATAACATTTAGCCAGACATCAGTTGTCGCAAACAAAGCTTTGGGTGCAACTTTGAAATATGTACTTACTGAAAGTTTGAGAATAACATCACCACATACCCATTTTCAGCAACAAGTCAGTGACGAATTGTTGATAAAAACTGATCCTCGGAGCTCTAACATCCGTGCTGTGTCTATAGACAGTCAAACCACACGCTTTACTGAGATGTCCAACATTTCATTGGGTGAACCCTTTGGTTTTCTCAAAAAGGATTCGTATTCACCGACTACAACAGAAAGTCCTGTAACCCAAACTAAGATGACCCATTCTGGTTCAGTAATTCAGTCTTCTGCTTCAAAAGCAGAGTTGggccaaacaaaaacacagcgaCTGActaccaaaagtaaaatgtacCAACCCTACCATGAGCCAACCTCAACTCACATTTCTCAAACCAAACCCCAGCACCAAAGTCAACCTCCACAccagaaaacacatctgcagcCATCGCCAGCCATCTCACAAATATCTGAATCAGACATGGAGCAACCATTTACTCAAAGTCTTTATCCGAAGTACCGTCTTAAGCTATGGACAATCCCACATTATCTGCCTACCTCTCAATCTCCAACTTCTCCGTTCACAAAGCATCAAAAAGACCCAATTCACTCTCAGTCAACTTCAACCATGTCTTTGCTTCATTCATCTCCAACTCAACATCCGCTGCTCTACTCACAATCTCCCCTGGCACAGACTGAAACTTTCACGctccaaaacaaaaaccacaCTTCAATCTTAACCGTCCATCGGACCTCAGATCTGCTGGAACCTAAGAACCCTCAGGTCAGCATGTCCGACCAGGTACAGCTAAATACCAGCCAGCAAGGTGACCCAGTTCAGTCAACTAAATCTGGCAATGAATCAGAGCTTACAGAGTTGCTGAAGAGGAACACCTCCCAATCACCTATGACCAGCAATGATCCCAG AGTAACACAGCAGTCTCCATCATGGCTGCCTGTGCTGGAGAAACATGACATCCCCATCGTGGTGGGAGTGGGTGTATCTCTGGccttcatcttcatcactgTTACCTTCTATTCAGTGGTCCAGAAGAATGAAGCTGCACCAACCATCCGAGCAGGTCAGAGATCCTCAGATGCATCAAATGTCAGCACACCTAATTCACATTCTGAGCATG CTCAGAGGAATCTAGGTGTCCCCATAAGACACACTGAATGTCGTGCTGAAGGACGTTCATATGAAAACAG AGCTTTTGAAGATGACGACTGTGTGACAGTGATTGAGCAGAGCCCTAACACATCAGACACCCGAGCCCTACCTCCAGGCCTGAGCCTGGTCACGGTGCAGATGGAGCCCACATTTGAGGATCTTCAGGAGGATACACATCCTGCTCTGGACGATCACTCAGTCACTGTAGAAACGTATCCTGAGCCCATTCTCGACACAAAG ATTGATCCCTCTCTGGAGGAGGTGAAGGGCCGCAGTTTGTCCCAGCCCAGCATCCAGCTGCAGTGTGCTGAGGACTGGACTAGCAACAGAGGAGATAACCGCTGCAGTCCTTGCCACAATGTCCTGCCTCCCCCATCATCTTTACCGTCCCGTTCaccttccccctctcctccatcAAGGCATCAGGACGGCCTGCGCTCCTCATTAACCCTACAAACGGCTGAGGCAGGTGGAGCGCCCATCCACCACAGCCTCAGCATCTCACATGGCAACCATCCCCTGCTTCTTTCTCATCACGTCTCCCTGGGCCTCACTACAGTGGCAGTAGATGTCCATTTTTACCCAGCAGCCACTGCTTCGGTGGCAGTAGGCACTAGCACTCATATCAATTCAGCCTCCAACTCCACTTCAGTGGCTGCCCCACCAGTGTTCAGTTCCCCGTTTGTTAGCAGTCAGGAGAATGACCAATCAGCTGCTAGAATTCAGCAGTTTAAGTAG
- the ptgs1 gene encoding prostaglandin G/H synthase 1, whose product MKEFSILICFINLLLLESSSCTGDSIVVNPCCDYPCQNSGVCVRFGTNRYECDCTRTGFYGVNCTVAELWTRVRLMLKPRPTAVHFFLTHFHWFWDLVNNSFLRDTLMRLVLTVRSNLIPSPPTYNTKYEYLSWESYSNMSYYTRLLPPVPKDCPLPMGTKGKPQLPDPKVLAESFFKRKTFRPDPQGTNVMFAFMAQHFTHQFFKTNQEVKGGFTKALGHGVDASNIYGDNLMRQLHLRLHEDGKLKYQLVNGEMYPPTVSEVPVHMVYPEDFPPEKRLVTGQEVFGLLPGLTMYATVWLREHNRVCDVLKVEHPTWDDEQLFQTTRLIIIGETINIIIEEYVQHLSGYLLDLKFDPSLLFNAQFQYNNRIALEFCHIYHWHPLMPDSFLIDGDDIPYSQFMYNTSLLMHYGVEKLVDAFSKQPAGQIGGGHNSHVVVLRVAEMVIRESRATRVQPFNEYRKKFNLKPYTSFYEFTDDIEMAEGLEELYGDIDALELYPGVLLEKTRPNSLFGESMVEMGAPFSLKGLLGNPICSPEYWKPSTFGGETGFNIVKTSTLKKLVCLNTKWCPYVDFHVPRNDEEVKPRKSTTEL is encoded by the exons ATGAAAG agTTTTCCATCTTGATCTGTTTCATCAACCTTTTGCTGCTGGAGAGCTCATCATGTACTGGGGACTCTATTGTTG TGAATCCCTGTTGTGACTACCCCTGTCAGAactcaggagtgtgtgtgagatttggTACAAATCGCTACGAATGTGACTGCACTCGAACTGGCTTTTATGGAGTCAACTGCACTGTTG CGGAGCTTTGGACCAGAGTTCGTCTCATGCTGAAGCCGAGGCCTACGGCGGTTCACTTCTTCCTCACACACTTCCACTGGTTCTGGGACCTCGTAAACAACTCTTTCCTGCGAGACACGTTAATGAGATTAGTGCTGACTG TCAGAAGCAACCTTATTCCAAGCCCTCCAACCTACAATACTAAATATGAATACCTCAGCTGGGAGTCTTATTCCAACATGTCCTACTACACCcgtctcctccctcctgtacCTAAAGACTGCCCGTTGCCGATGGGAACTAAAG GTAAACCTCAGCTTCCTGATCCCAAAGTGTTGGCCGAGAGCTTTTTTAAGAGAAAGACATTCAGGCCAGACCCTCAGGGAACCAACGTGATGTTTGCTTTCATGGCGCAACACTTCACTCACCAGTTCTTCAAGACAAACCAGGAAGTAAAAGGTGGCTTCACCAAGGCTTTAGGACATGGG GTAGATGCGAGCAATATCTATGGAGACAACCTTATGCGACAGCTTCACCTACGGCTTCATGAAGATGGAAAGCTGAAATATCag TTAGTAAACGGTGAGATGTACCCCCCCACAGTATCAGAGGTCCCTGTGCACATGGTGTACCCTGAAGACTTCCCTCCAGAGAAGCGTCTGGTAACTGGTCAGGAAGTGTTTGGCCTCCTGCCGGGACTCACCATGTACGCCACCGTATGGCTGAGGGAGCACAACCGAGTCTGTGACGTCCTGAAGGTAGAACATCCCACCTGGGACGATGAGCAGCTCTTTCAAACCACTAGACTCATCATCATTG GAGAGACAATCAACATCATAATAGAAGAGTATGTGCAGCACCTGAGTGGCTACCTTCTGGATCTGAAGTTcgatcccagtctgctcttcAACGCGCAGTTCCAGTACAACAACCGCATCGCTCTGGAGTTCTGCCACATCTACCACTGGCACCCGCTGATGCCTGACAGCTTCCTCATCGACGGCGATGACATCCCATACTCTCAGTTTATGTACAACACATCCCTACTCATGCACTACGGGGTGGAGAAGTTGGTGGATGCCTTCTCCAAACAACCTGCGGGACAG ATAGGCGGAGGCCATAACTCACATGTTGTTGTGCTTCGAGTGGCAGAAATGGTCATCAGAGAGTCTCGAGCAACTCGTGTGCAGCCCTTTAATGAATACAGGAAGAAGTTTAACTTAAAGCCATACACCTCTTTTTATGAATTTACTG ATGACATTGAAATGGCTGAAGGTTTAGAAGAGCTATATGGTGACATTGATGCTCTGGAACTCTACCCTGGTGTCCTGCTTGAGAAAACACGTCCTAACAGTCTATTTGGGGAGAGCATGGTGGAGATGGGGGCTCCCTTCTCCCTGAAAGGCCTGCTTGGAAACCCCATCTGCTCCCCTGAGTACTGGAAGCCCAGCACATTTGGGGGAGAGACAGGCTTCAATATCGTCAAAACTTCCACCTTGAAGAAATTGGTGTGCCTAAACACCAAGTGGTGTCCATACGTGGACTTCCATGTTCCAAGAAATGATGAGGAGGTGAAACCAAGGAAATCAACTACTGAACTTTAA